In one Leptospiraceae bacterium genomic region, the following are encoded:
- a CDS encoding polyprenyl synthetase family protein has product MPSIIQTRILIQKFDKKLDKIIHEDIKLLKDIKKYVVSSGGKRIRPITHYYFTRLLGYEGEEWLDVGAIAELIHSASLLHDDVVDKSDTRRGKPTVGKLYGNKVAILSGDYLLASGIEHLNSLQKPALMDSFTRVIRYLAVGELIQMQWERNPKITPAIYEQIIYGKTASLFGAVCETAGILANSSQKTIEDLRKFGDSMGRLFQVRDDYIDYFTDEKSSGKTFMKDFYNGLYTYPVIVLKEKAKSADKKEIDLLFKKDERDRIDAKRIQELFQVYEIKEILVSEIQSCIEELINYVKEFGDSKLTETIIEKISELKV; this is encoded by the coding sequence ATGCCTTCAATCATTCAAACACGTATTCTCATACAGAAATTTGATAAAAAACTGGATAAGATTATCCATGAAGATATCAAGCTATTAAAAGATATAAAAAAGTATGTTGTTTCTTCCGGTGGAAAAAGGATTCGCCCGATTACTCATTATTACTTTACTCGTCTTCTGGGTTATGAAGGGGAAGAATGGTTGGATGTAGGAGCCATTGCAGAACTCATTCATTCGGCCAGTCTTCTTCATGATGATGTGGTAGATAAATCAGATACTCGAAGAGGAAAACCTACAGTAGGAAAGCTTTATGGAAACAAGGTTGCCATTCTTTCCGGTGATTACCTATTAGCCAGTGGTATCGAACATTTAAATAGCTTACAAAAACCTGCCCTTATGGATTCGTTTACCCGGGTAATTCGTTATCTGGCCGTTGGAGAACTCATCCAAATGCAATGGGAGCGTAATCCGAAAATAACGCCTGCGATTTATGAACAGATAATATATGGAAAAACCGCTTCTCTTTTCGGTGCAGTTTGTGAAACAGCGGGCATTCTGGCTAATAGTTCTCAAAAAACTATAGAAGATTTAAGAAAATTTGGTGATTCAATGGGAAGGCTTTTCCAGGTAAGGGATGATTATATTGATTATTTTACCGATGAAAAATCTTCCGGTAAAACTTTTATGAAAGACTTCTATAACGGACTTTATACGTATCCGGTTATAGTTTTAAAAGAAAAAGCAAAATCAGCAGATAAAAAAGAAATTGATCTACTCTTTAAAAAAGACGAAAGAGACAGGATAGATGCAAAAAGAATACAGGAGCTATTTCAAGTTTATGAGATTAAAGAAATACTTGTTTCTGAAATTCAGTCCTGTATTGAAGAATTGATTAATTATGTAAAAGAATTTGGAGATAGTAAGCTAACCGAAACCATTATAGAAAAAATATCGGAACTTAAGGTCTAG
- a CDS encoding transglutaminase, with the protein MLLPFEGPKDYIPIEISELEAYFYSLDLSNKQERLEAILKIAKKIPWTYRIPDVIDKLSDPALRAISRQYSSEIHFQRTLYCLKKLALSERKFDYKSLEEGAFLISTATDSSENYEDFQRSLDRISAKVEELYDINRVILTDSIKLHLLSRVLYQEEGFTGNKVDYNNPENSLITLVMQRKLGIPISLSIIQLLIASRLKLPIYGANFPLHFMLYYESKDFKSYIDPFHGGVLVNRDICKKFLEANGFPTAPEDYHKPSTVSILKRMLNNLIHNHRKMGKIELEKIYSSQLLALQ; encoded by the coding sequence ATGTTACTGCCTTTCGAAGGACCAAAAGATTATATCCCTATAGAAATAAGCGAATTAGAAGCTTATTTCTATAGTTTAGATCTATCCAATAAACAGGAAAGGCTGGAAGCTATTCTTAAAATCGCAAAAAAAATCCCCTGGACTTATAGAATTCCGGATGTAATTGATAAGCTTTCGGATCCGGCTCTGCGGGCTATATCAAGACAATACTCCTCTGAAATTCACTTTCAAAGGACCTTATATTGCTTAAAAAAACTGGCTCTTTCTGAAAGAAAGTTTGACTATAAAAGTCTTGAAGAGGGAGCTTTTCTTATTTCAACAGCAACCGACAGCTCAGAAAATTATGAAGATTTTCAAAGGAGCCTGGACAGGATATCCGCAAAAGTAGAAGAATTATATGATATAAACCGAGTTATCCTTACGGATTCTATTAAGCTACATTTGCTATCGAGAGTTTTATACCAGGAAGAGGGTTTTACAGGAAATAAGGTAGATTATAATAATCCGGAAAACTCCCTAATAACACTTGTAATGCAAAGAAAGTTAGGAATTCCCATATCACTTTCAATTATTCAATTATTAATTGCTTCCCGTTTAAAACTTCCGATTTACGGTGCCAACTTTCCTTTGCATTTTATGCTATACTATGAATCCAAGGACTTCAAATCTTATATAGATCCTTTTCACGGAGGAGTTCTTGTAAATCGTGATATTTGTAAGAAATTCTTAGAAGCCAATGGTTTCCCAACTGCACCGGAAGATTATCATAAGCCTTCTACAGTCTCTATACTGAAACGAATGCTGAATAATCTCATACATAATCATCGAAAGATGGGGAAAATTGAATTGGAAAAAATTTACTCCAGTCAACTATTGGCTTTACAGTAA
- a CDS encoding transketolase, with protein MNTDDLKKKANEIRQEVIKMVTEAASGHPGGPLGLADIFSVLYFHTLKHDPSNPNMDERDRLILSNGHVCAVRYAAMALAGYFPAEELLTFRKYGSRLQGHPATRYLEGLESSSGSLGQGLSVSVGLALAARLQQKEHKIFTCISDGECGEGMTWEAVQSASHYKLDNLIAFMDRNHIQIDGFTEDVMKLDPLDKKFESFGWFVLQADGHNIEGIKEAFRIARNHKGSPCIILFKTVLGKGVSFMENNPKWHGNPPSKELAEKALEELRGAV; from the coding sequence ATGAACACTGATGATTTAAAAAAGAAAGCAAATGAAATCAGGCAAGAAGTAATCAAAATGGTTACAGAAGCAGCTTCCGGACATCCGGGAGGTCCCTTAGGCCTTGCTGATATTTTTTCTGTTCTATATTTTCACACATTGAAGCACGATCCTTCTAATCCAAATATGGATGAAAGAGATCGATTAATTCTTTCGAATGGCCACGTTTGTGCCGTTCGCTATGCAGCTATGGCTCTGGCCGGTTATTTCCCCGCTGAGGAACTCCTGACCTTCCGGAAGTATGGTAGCAGGCTTCAGGGACATCCGGCAACCAGATACTTAGAAGGCCTGGAATCCTCAAGTGGTTCTCTGGGTCAGGGACTTTCTGTTTCAGTTGGTCTGGCACTTGCGGCAAGACTTCAGCAGAAAGAACACAAAATCTTTACCTGTATCTCGGATGGAGAATGTGGAGAAGGAATGACCTGGGAAGCCGTCCAATCCGCTTCTCACTACAAACTTGATAATTTGATTGCCTTTATGGATAGAAACCATATCCAGATTGATGGTTTTACAGAAGATGTTATGAAGTTAGATCCGCTCGATAAGAAGTTTGAAAGTTTTGGCTGGTTTGTTTTACAGGCAGATGGACACAATATAGAAGGGATTAAGGAAGCTTTTAGAATCGCAAGAAACCATAAGGGTTCTCCCTGCATAATCCTTTTTAAAACCGTTCTCGGCAAAGGAGTATCTTTTATGGAGAATAATCCCAAATGGCACGGAAATCCTCCCAGTAAAGAATTAGCAGAAAAAGCACTGGAAGAATTAAGGGGAGCCGTCTAA
- a CDS encoding TIGR04452 family lipoprotein, translated as MIKILLFVFIFINSFHCALFDTLGMSYPEAVKGSEAKDIILHKAIMGASMDADSRDNVYSFIADKLAGIEIDAYYDKKAVDRCAEEAMLINLLSLDIGGLHCDLKKHKVLINWPIPAL; from the coding sequence ATGATAAAAATTCTATTGTTTGTATTCATATTTATAAACTCTTTTCACTGTGCTTTATTCGATACCCTGGGAATGAGCTATCCGGAAGCAGTAAAAGGTTCTGAAGCGAAAGATATTATCCTTCATAAGGCCATTATGGGAGCATCTATGGATGCAGATAGCAGGGACAATGTATATAGCTTTATTGCGGATAAACTTGCCGGCATTGAAATAGATGCTTATTATGATAAAAAAGCAGTAGATCGATGTGCAGAAGAAGCCATGTTGATAAACCTTTTAAGCCTGGATATAGGAGGCTTACATTGTGATTTGAAAAAGCATAAGGTTTTGATTAACTGGCCGATTCCGGCTCTATAG
- a CDS encoding divalent-cation tolerance protein CutA — protein sequence MDTYCLIYITTSSEEEAQKLAKVLIEERLVACANLIKGMQSMYWWEGKVEYGEETILIVKTKENLFEEVKEKIKSLHSYSCPCILRIKIDGGNPAFLQWISSETKSEA from the coding sequence ATGGACACATACTGTTTGATTTATATTACCACTTCATCGGAAGAAGAAGCCCAAAAGCTTGCGAAAGTACTAATAGAAGAAAGATTAGTAGCCTGTGCAAACCTTATTAAAGGAATGCAATCTATGTATTGGTGGGAAGGGAAGGTGGAATATGGTGAAGAAACTATTCTTATTGTAAAAACAAAAGAAAATCTTTTTGAAGAAGTGAAAGAAAAGATAAAAAGTCTGCATTCTTATAGTTGTCCTTGCATACTGCGTATAAAAATTGATGGAGGAAACCCTGCATTTCTTCAGTGGATAAGTTCGGAAACAAAAAGTGAAGCTTAA
- a CDS encoding quinone-dependent dihydroorotate dehydrogenase, whose amino-acid sequence MLRDQLYKKLIKPFFFRKDPETAHYSMLKSLKTLSGVPFFIKLLSKSCTYKSERLHTELKGLHFSNPLGLAAGFDKTGELYPYLSRLGFGFIEVGTITGEKQDGNPLPRIFRYEEEFALINRMGFNNPGSEEAFHILNTQKKVIPRGINAGKTKVVALENALEDYLKTFKRLIPLSDYAVINISSPNTPGLRNLQEKDSFYKLIQGIQKGLSESFQIPIFVKFAPDLNDKDIEELLEIVQSLNLGGVILTNTTINEKVLHTNRLIESGGISGKPLRQRSNETIRLAYKKLQGKTPIIGVGGIFSGEDALEKIQLGANLIQIYTGYVYEGPFLPYKILSYLDSFMMKQGVRSIEELVGTASNL is encoded by the coding sequence ATGCTGAGAGATCAATTATATAAGAAGCTTATCAAGCCCTTTTTCTTTCGTAAAGATCCGGAAACGGCTCATTATTCTATGTTAAAAAGCTTAAAAACCTTATCCGGAGTACCTTTTTTTATAAAACTTTTATCTAAAAGCTGTACGTATAAGAGTGAACGTTTACATACAGAGCTAAAAGGATTACATTTTTCTAATCCTTTAGGTTTAGCTGCGGGTTTTGATAAGACCGGTGAGCTATATCCTTACCTATCTCGTTTAGGATTTGGCTTTATTGAAGTAGGTACTATCACCGGAGAGAAGCAGGATGGAAACCCTTTACCCCGCATTTTTAGGTACGAAGAAGAATTTGCTTTAATAAATCGTATGGGTTTTAATAATCCGGGCTCAGAAGAAGCTTTTCACATCTTAAATACTCAAAAAAAAGTAATACCCAGAGGTATTAATGCCGGGAAAACAAAGGTAGTGGCTTTAGAAAATGCCCTGGAGGATTATTTAAAGACCTTTAAAAGACTGATTCCCCTTTCTGATTATGCGGTGATTAATATAAGTTCACCAAACACACCGGGTTTGCGTAATTTGCAGGAGAAAGATTCTTTTTATAAGCTTATACAGGGTATACAAAAGGGTTTATCTGAATCATTTCAGATACCCATTTTTGTTAAATTTGCACCGGATTTAAATGATAAAGATATAGAAGAGCTATTAGAAATTGTTCAAAGTTTAAATTTAGGAGGAGTTATACTTACTAACACTACTATCAATGAAAAAGTATTGCATACTAATAGACTTATAGAGTCCGGAGGCATTTCCGGTAAGCCCTTAAGACAAAGATCTAATGAAACGATACGACTTGCTTATAAAAAGTTACAGGGTAAAACACCTATAATCGGTGTGGGTGGTATATTTTCAGGGGAAGATGCTCTTGAAAAAATTCAATTAGGAGCCAATCTTATCCAAATTTATACCGGCTATGTATATGAAGGTCCTTTCTTGCCCTATAAAATCTTATCTTATCTGGATTCTTTTATGATGAAACAGGGTGTAAGAAGCATTGAAGAACTGGTAGGAACCGCTTCTAACCTGTGA
- a CDS encoding OmpA family protein — translation MKKFLFLILANLLFLQGIFAKEFVLVGKVIGGGMYFETIAGVVHPLRSTSMTNELMELTGKKIRLLCEIEQETCNPIRYEISPFTDEQNLKAWTLKPIPKYVYRHMTAFNPTVTPDGNKLFWTVLVEGGGKSTQKIWFSETDNYGLWKRGREMGSPLNNDTPSAVISALPGGNELIVFGSFLENDMFEELKVKYNNQKKDLVKTAKSMSDLRIKYSVLKKEYKKQLEKIQNRVPLYKSHKTPDGWSRPKAVDFPEFYNLYRSSDNPLHQVFGGSAFSNNGRVLIYSAKHNDSHGKLDLYVSIQGDDGKFSIGKNLGNSVNTDAEEMAPFLASDDRTLYFSSNGRKGLSVYYSRRVGDGWENWTHPKEISKNLEGVNFFTIPAKGNWAYISRKGELMMASLPNELNPQPVILVKGKVIDEYGQPLSADVHYESLVTYEQKGSTVSDPETGKFSLIVPYGERYGFFAEKQSYLPVHKNIDLRNEQSDYKEIQVVLVLPRIAKGKEITINNLFFESAKYNITKASEPELDRLAKIMKDNSTMKVLIEGHTDNTGNEKENLDLSKARAREVAQYLIQKHSIKDDRLTVVGYGQEKPVVSNDSEQNRSKNRRVVFKIIE, via the coding sequence ATGAAGAAATTCCTTTTTCTGATTCTTGCGAATCTACTCTTTCTTCAGGGTATTTTTGCCAAGGAGTTTGTTTTGGTAGGAAAAGTAATAGGTGGAGGTATGTACTTTGAAACAATTGCAGGAGTAGTGCATCCTTTACGTTCTACATCGATGACAAATGAGCTAATGGAGTTAACGGGAAAGAAGATAAGACTTCTCTGTGAAATAGAACAGGAAACCTGCAATCCTATTCGATACGAAATATCTCCTTTCACCGACGAACAAAACCTGAAAGCCTGGACTTTAAAACCCATTCCTAAATATGTTTACAGACATATGACTGCTTTTAACCCAACCGTTACACCGGACGGGAATAAACTTTTCTGGACGGTTTTAGTAGAAGGAGGTGGAAAAAGTACACAAAAGATATGGTTTTCAGAAACAGATAATTACGGACTCTGGAAACGGGGGAGAGAAATGGGTTCTCCTTTGAATAATGATACTCCTTCAGCTGTAATATCTGCTTTACCGGGAGGAAATGAATTGATTGTTTTCGGAAGTTTCTTAGAAAATGATATGTTCGAAGAACTCAAAGTGAAATATAACAATCAAAAAAAAGATCTTGTAAAAACCGCCAAGTCCATGTCCGATCTAAGAATAAAATATTCCGTACTCAAAAAGGAATATAAAAAACAATTAGAAAAGATTCAGAATAGAGTTCCTCTTTATAAAAGTCATAAGACTCCGGATGGATGGTCAAGGCCCAAAGCAGTGGATTTCCCGGAGTTTTATAACTTATATCGTAGTTCGGATAATCCTCTGCATCAGGTATTTGGTGGCTCTGCTTTTTCCAACAATGGAAGGGTTTTAATTTACTCAGCCAAGCATAATGATTCACACGGTAAGTTGGATTTATATGTATCTATTCAGGGTGATGATGGAAAATTCAGCATAGGAAAAAATTTAGGTAACTCGGTGAATACAGATGCAGAAGAAATGGCTCCCTTTTTAGCGTCCGATGATAGGACTTTATATTTTTCCAGTAATGGAAGAAAAGGACTTTCTGTTTATTATTCAAGGCGAGTTGGGGATGGCTGGGAAAATTGGACTCATCCTAAAGAGATTTCCAAAAATTTGGAAGGTGTAAACTTTTTTACAATACCGGCCAAAGGAAACTGGGCTTATATCAGTCGTAAAGGTGAGCTTATGATGGCCTCTTTACCGAACGAATTAAATCCTCAACCGGTTATCCTTGTAAAAGGAAAAGTTATTGATGAATACGGTCAACCCTTATCAGCAGATGTTCATTATGAATCTTTAGTAACTTATGAACAAAAAGGTTCTACTGTATCAGATCCGGAAACAGGAAAGTTTAGTTTGATCGTTCCATACGGGGAAAGATATGGTTTTTTTGCTGAAAAGCAAAGTTACTTACCGGTTCATAAGAATATTGATTTAAGAAATGAACAATCAGATTATAAGGAAATCCAGGTTGTGTTAGTACTTCCGCGTATCGCAAAAGGTAAAGAGATTACAATCAACAACCTGTTTTTTGAATCCGCAAAGTATAATATAACCAAGGCCTCTGAGCCTGAACTGGATAGACTTGCGAAAATCATGAAAGATAATAGTACTATGAAAGTTTTGATCGAAGGTCATACGGATAATACCGGTAATGAAAAAGAAAACCTTGACTTATCCAAAGCCAGAGCTCGAGAAGTCGCACAGTATTTGATTCAAAAACATAGTATTAAAGATGATAGACTAACCGTAGTAGGTTACGGTCAGGAAAAACCGGTAGTATCTAACGATTCAGAACAGAATCGCAGTAAAAACCGCAGAGTAGTATTTAAAATTATCGAGTAA
- a CDS encoding SH3 domain-containing protein — protein sequence MKTRIISGILSTFLVIMFFSCKEKPKTVLYQGFVVGLNGVPVYKKPADYGHKISVLPVDAQFEVLEEKIPDPKLKDKRYWYEIRSGESRGYLSYNEVLINKNVSIFSQAGTKNVALITAKGGLNLRQKPGLKAKVIKVLPTNSLVEVIKQGSFMQAIKDKYDRWLEIKTTTGETGFIFAGYVNLYTKEEAELASKRKETQDSGYILITVDSPVYYENPGKDPINPENKEFQGEGMNYKGFPQKGEFGVVKSMVELAGKKYFKIEMVEFINYSDMYSQAMGWISADSGTYYSEEDFETYTLKNAGEFESGFINLVKTSIEGDINFTETKLTPLEFESPNPEKPNPSFYLAHIATGYKTNNNHGNFSMTQYILEKSNQSYRIISSSLNGELKIEDFDMDGIPEIITVEHGRGGSFYKFMAFIDGSYKELQSFESMGGEGELQIQDKSIIETRYKWKDGDSTPQKEVITYKYQKGKLIQL from the coding sequence ATGAAAACAAGAATAATATCAGGAATATTGTCTACTTTCTTGGTAATTATGTTTTTTTCCTGCAAGGAAAAGCCCAAAACCGTTCTTTACCAGGGTTTTGTAGTCGGACTCAATGGAGTTCCGGTTTATAAAAAACCCGCCGATTACGGACATAAAATTAGTGTATTACCTGTTGATGCTCAGTTCGAAGTTTTAGAAGAAAAAATTCCCGATCCAAAACTGAAAGATAAAAGATACTGGTATGAAATCCGTTCCGGAGAAAGCAGGGGTTATCTCAGCTATAATGAAGTTCTCATCAATAAGAATGTATCCATTTTTTCACAGGCTGGCACAAAAAACGTCGCTTTAATCACAGCCAAAGGGGGTTTAAACCTGAGACAAAAACCCGGGCTTAAGGCGAAAGTAATAAAGGTTTTGCCCACAAATAGTCTTGTTGAAGTAATCAAGCAGGGTTCTTTTATGCAGGCGATAAAAGATAAGTATGATCGCTGGCTCGAAATTAAAACAACTACAGGGGAAACCGGGTTTATATTCGCAGGCTATGTAAATCTCTATACAAAAGAAGAAGCAGAATTAGCATCCAAAAGAAAAGAAACCCAGGATAGTGGTTATATACTGATAACTGTAGATTCTCCCGTATACTATGAAAACCCCGGAAAAGACCCGATAAACCCTGAAAATAAAGAATTTCAGGGAGAAGGGATGAACTATAAGGGCTTTCCTCAGAAAGGAGAATTTGGTGTAGTTAAATCTATGGTAGAATTAGCCGGAAAGAAATACTTCAAAATAGAAATGGTGGAATTTATTAATTACAGTGATATGTATTCCCAGGCTATGGGTTGGATAAGTGCTGATTCCGGAACCTATTATAGCGAAGAAGATTTTGAAACGTATACCCTGAAAAATGCCGGGGAATTTGAATCCGGATTTATAAATTTAGTGAAAACATCTATAGAAGGAGATATTAATTTTACAGAAACGAAACTCACCCCTCTGGAATTCGAATCTCCGAACCCGGAAAAACCGAATCCTTCCTTTTACCTGGCTCACATCGCCACAGGGTATAAAACCAATAATAATCACGGAAATTTTTCTATGACGCAGTATATATTAGAAAAATCTAACCAATCGTATCGAATTATATCTTCCAGTTTAAATGGAGAATTAAAGATTGAAGATTTTGATATGGATGGAATTCCCGAAATCATAACCGTAGAGCACGGCAGGGGAGGCTCTTTTTATAAGTTTATGGCCTTTATCGATGGGAGTTATAAAGAATTACAATCCTTTGAATCTATGGGTGGTGAAGGTGAGTTACAAATTCAGGATAAGTCTATAATCGAAACCCGATATAAATGGAAAGACGGAGACAGTACTCCACAAAAAGAAGTAATAACTTATAAGTATCAAAAAGGTAAATTGATACAATTATAA
- a CDS encoding NRDE family protein, translated as MCILFIALKQHKDFPLILLANRDEYHERPTTKAGFWPEFPELLAGKDEKEGGTWLGLHTNGRVSALTNYRDMKAHREGRLSRGQLVKDYLLSDKEPESFLEYLQTSNDKYNPYNLFFGNLQSLRFQVYSNMNRVCHELKEGFHGLSNAHLNSDWPKIAKGLALVKDYILSENLEVEELFQLMQNTEKAPDHLLPDTGVGLENERFLSSIFIKSPVYGTRSTALVFLKKNGLVSFYERRYAADGVFSAESIYQFSLS; from the coding sequence ATGTGTATATTATTTATTGCTTTAAAACAACATAAGGACTTTCCCCTGATTCTTCTTGCCAATCGGGATGAATATCACGAAAGACCCACCACCAAAGCCGGATTCTGGCCGGAATTTCCTGAACTCTTAGCCGGAAAGGATGAAAAAGAAGGAGGAACCTGGTTAGGTTTACATACAAACGGTAGAGTCAGTGCTTTAACCAACTACAGAGACATGAAAGCTCACAGGGAAGGAAGACTCTCCAGGGGACAACTCGTAAAAGACTATTTGCTTTCAGATAAAGAGCCGGAATCTTTTTTAGAATATCTTCAGACTTCCAATGACAAATATAACCCCTATAACCTTTTTTTCGGAAATCTTCAGAGTCTTAGATTTCAAGTATATAGTAATATGAACAGGGTATGTCATGAACTCAAAGAGGGTTTTCACGGACTGAGTAATGCTCACCTGAACTCTGATTGGCCCAAAATAGCAAAAGGTCTGGCTCTTGTTAAAGATTATATACTGAGTGAAAATCTGGAAGTGGAAGAATTATTTCAGCTCATGCAGAATACAGAAAAGGCACCGGATCACTTGCTGCCGGATACAGGAGTGGGTCTTGAAAACGAACGCTTTTTATCTTCTATTTTTATAAAAAGCCCGGTATACGGAACCCGATCTACCGCCCTTGTTTTTCTAAAAAAAAATGGCCTCGTAAGTTTTTATGAAAGAAGATATGCAGCGGATGGAGTCTTTTCTGCTGAGAGTATATATCAATTTAGTTTATCCTAA
- a CDS encoding response regulator gives MKKLYKVLLVEDDELASQAIIHYLEKYNFAVTYAANGSVALNIVKTKGNIFDIVLVDQIMPVLDGLSFLQKAKPILNDTPCLMMTAVRDKQVVLKSVSLIHTYLLKPIMPDAIFSRIKNILKLEEEDIIQKSEHPFKPAYRGKSANVFQVVLHGCPYKDFSEEVLDVCKLYLKNNSGLDIIEIYIEEELSYTKDAGDYLDNLINKLAKQTRVKYEDIYLKGPFLQDKDKKYFLQYKGLSLANFGEPEEKGDKNNMPDKSRYLMMD, from the coding sequence ATGAAGAAGTTGTACAAGGTTTTACTGGTCGAGGATGATGAGCTTGCCTCACAGGCGATTATTCATTACTTAGAGAAATACAATTTTGCTGTAACCTATGCTGCAAATGGTAGTGTAGCTCTGAATATTGTAAAAACAAAAGGGAATATCTTTGATATAGTCCTTGTGGATCAGATAATGCCGGTCTTAGATGGCTTGAGTTTTTTACAAAAGGCCAAACCCATTCTGAATGATACCCCCTGCTTGATGATGACAGCGGTTCGTGATAAGCAGGTAGTTCTAAAATCAGTCAGCCTGATTCATACTTACCTTCTTAAACCTATCATGCCCGATGCCATTTTTAGTCGGATAAAGAATATACTCAAATTAGAAGAGGAAGATATTATCCAAAAAAGTGAGCATCCCTTCAAGCCTGCCTACAGAGGCAAGTCGGCTAATGTATTTCAGGTAGTACTTCATGGTTGTCCGTATAAAGATTTCTCAGAAGAAGTTTTAGACGTTTGTAAGCTATATTTAAAAAATAACTCCGGCCTTGATATAATTGAAATTTATATAGAAGAGGAACTTTCGTACACGAAAGATGCCGGAGATTATCTCGATAATCTCATCAACAAACTCGCAAAACAAACCCGCGTGAAATACGAGGACATTTATTTAAAAGGTCCCTTCTTACAGGATAAAGATAAAAAGTATTTCTTGCAGTACAAAGGCCTTTCTCTCGCAAACTTTGGAGAACCGGAAGAAAAAGGGGATAAGAACAATATGCCTGATAAATCCAGATACTTAATGATGGACTAA
- a CDS encoding CopD family protein produces MSYQWFKIWHIIAFTAWFAGIFYIWRLFVYHAETGSQEVRDTLAVMERKLYKYIMRPAMVVTIFCGTALLWIQWNSFARTYWIWIKVGLVVLVLFQHFLSEYYRHQLLKGKEYNSKLFRVLNEFPTLLLIFIVILVILKPW; encoded by the coding sequence ATGTCTTATCAATGGTTTAAAATCTGGCACATCATTGCATTTACCGCCTGGTTTGCCGGTATATTTTATATCTGGAGATTATTTGTGTATCATGCGGAAACCGGTTCACAGGAAGTAAGAGATACACTTGCTGTAATGGAGAGAAAACTCTACAAATACATTATGAGACCGGCAATGGTAGTTACAATTTTTTGTGGAACTGCCCTTCTATGGATTCAGTGGAATTCTTTCGCCAGAACCTACTGGATCTGGATAAAAGTCGGGCTTGTTGTCCTGGTCTTATTCCAGCATTTCCTTTCTGAATACTACAGACATCAGCTACTAAAAGGAAAGGAATACAACTCCAAACTTTTCAGGGTCTTAAATGAGTTTCCCACTCTACTTCTTATTTTTATCGTAATCCTTGTAATTTTAAAACCCTGGTAA